Proteins from a genomic interval of Xylocopa sonorina isolate GNS202 chromosome 6, iyXylSono1_principal, whole genome shotgun sequence:
- the Grp170 gene encoding hypoxia up-regulated Grp170 co-chaperone protein isoform X1 has protein sequence MKLSELSMSIIWLLLIAIATLIGHSNGVAVMSVDLGSESMKVAIVSPGVPMEIALNKESKRKTPVTIAFRNGERNFGEDAQVVGIRSPRNSFSYILDLLGKSIDNPMVELYKKRFPYYDIISDDERKTIAFRLDENTTYAPEELLAQILHKGKEFAENSAGQKISEAVITVPGFFNQIERRALAQAADLAGIKVLQLINDYTAVALNYGIFRSKEINDTAHYVMFYDMGASSTTATIVSYQNVKTKEKGFVETNPHVTILGVGYDRTLGGLEMQIRLQHHLAKKFDALNKTTNSVFSNPRAMAKLFKEAGRVKNVLSANTDHFAQIEGLIDEHDFRLQVTRETLEELCADIFDRVANPVKIALKTSGLTMDIISQVVLVGAGTRMPKVQEHLSQYLTVDLSKNINTDEAAALGAVYKAADLSKGFKVKKFVTKDAVLFPIHIVFNRTVDNRVKQIKKSLFGKMNPYPQKKIITFNKYTENFQFHINYAELDYLTPNEIAAIGSFNLSTLTLSGVTEALDKHAKEGAESKGIKAHFAMDESGILNLVNVELVSEKSSSAPEEEEGTFSILGSTISKLFAGSEDKEKEGKAEEPLKEDVKPVHEEPDYSEVQKEAEDKTKKKNESTVTEEKVVNKTEKVEKEKEKEKEKEKKATIVTIKEPIKADEIRLGSQILSGSKLVESREKLHRLNVYDFEKTKRETALNNLETFIIDAQQKLESEEYAAAATAQESEGILKACSEISEWLYEDGFSATAEVYEEKLSELQKLTNDMYERVYEHKERPEVLKGMVTILSASQTVLNNIRNSSAFSEIFTQIEIDTLEKVINETQEYHDTVVKSFAETPLHEPVKYKVGDIANKMALLDREVKYLINKAKIWRPKQESATNHTESTNENTTDTKGRPESESVSKSTTDSQSEDLQPDNTSDNAEVQNEKPLDAEESTESSKDTESDAVHESTQEEIHQEL, from the exons ATGAAACTAAGCGAACTAAGCATGTCTATTATTTGGTTATTATTGATTGCCATCGCAACACTTATTGGTCATAGTAATGGTGTTGCTGTTATGAGTGTTGATCTAGGTAGTGAGTCAATGAAAGTTGCTATCGTTTCT CCTGGTGTTCCTATGGAAATAGCCCTTAATAAAGAGTCGAAGAGGAAAACACCAGTTACGATTGCATTTAGGAATGGAGAAAGAAATTTTGGAGAAGATGCTCAAGTAGTGGGAATTAGATCACCCCGAAACAGTTTTTCTTATATATTGGATCTTCTAGGAAAATCTATAGATAATCCTATGGTAGAACTATATAAGAAAAGATTTCCATATTACGATATTATTTCCGACGATGAGCGTAAGACCATTGCATTCAGACTGGATGAAAATACTACATATGCTCCAGAAGAGTTACTTGCACAAATTTTGCATAAAGGAAAAGAGTTTGCAGAAAATTCAGCTGGTCAAAAGATCAGCGAAGCGGTGATAACTGTCCCAGGATTTTTCAATCAAATTGAAAGAAGGGCACTTGCACAAGCAGCAGATCTTGCAGGGATTAAAGTTTTGCAACTTATTAACGACTATACCgcggttgcattgaattacggcATATTTCGTAGCAAAGAGATAAATGATACTGCGCATTatgtaatgttttatgatatgggTGCTAGTAGTACCACTGCAACAATTGTTAGTTATCAGAATGTGAAAACAAAGGAGAAGGGATTCGTCGAAACTAATCCGCACGTTACTATATTGGGCGTGGGCTATGATCGTACACTCGGAGGTTTAGAAATGCAAATTAGATTGCAACATCATTTGGCAAAGAAATTTGATGCTTTAAACAAAACGACAAATTCTGTGTTCAGTAATCCAAGGGCAATGGCGAAACTTTTTAAGGAAGCTGGTCGGGTTAAAAATGTGTTGAGCGCGAATACAGACCATTTTGCTCAAATTGAAGGATTAATAGACGAGCATGACTTCAGATTGCAAGTTACTAGAGAAACATTAGAAGAGCTTTGCGCTGATATATTTGATAGAGTAGCAAATCCCGTTAAGATCGCTTTAAAAACGTCAGGCTTAACGATGGATATCATATCTCAAGTTGTATTGGTGGGCGCTGGTACTAGAATGCCAAAGGTACAAGAGCATTTAAGTCAGTATTTAACAGTTGATTTGTCTAAAAATATAAATACGGACGAGGCAGCTGCGCTAGGGGCAGTATATAAAGCTGCAGATCTTAGCAAAGGGTTTAAAGTAAAGAAATTTGTTACTAAGGATGCTGTATTGTTTCCCATACACATTGTTTTTAACAGAACTGTTGATAACAGAGTAAAACAA ATAAAAAAATCATTGTTTGGTAAAATGAATCCTTATCCACAAAAGAAAATTATTACCTTTAATAAATATACGGAAAATTTCCAATTTCATATCAATTATGCTGAATTGGATTATTTAACacccaatgaaatagc TGCCATTGGTAGTTTTAATTTGTCCACTCTAACTTTATCTGGCGTAACTGAAGCTTTAGATAAGCATGCTAAGGAAGGTGCAGAAAGTAAAGGGATCAAAGCACATTTCGCTATGGATGAGAGCGGTATACTTAATTTGGTCAATGTAGAATTAGTATCAGAGAAATCAAGTTCGGCTCCTGAAGAAGAAGAGGGTACTTTCTCAATACTTGGCTCAACTATTAGTAAACTTTTTGCAG GGTCAGAAGATAAAGAAAAAGAAGGCAAAGCAGAGGAACCATTGAAAGAGGATGTAAAACCAGTTCATGAAGAGCCGGATTATTCTGAGGTACAAAAAGAGGCAGAAGATAAaacaaagaagaaaaatgaAAGTACAGTTACTGAAGAGAAAGTTGTAAATAAAACTGAGAAagtagaaaaagagaaagagaaggaaaaagaaaaagagaaaaaagctaCAATTGTAACGATCAAAGAACCCATCAAAGCTGATGAAATTAGATTAGGATCACAGATTCTTTCTGGTAGCAAACTTGTTGAATCCCGAGAAAA ATTGCATCGTTTAAACGTATATGATTTTGAAAAAACGAAACGTGAAACAGCTTTGAACAATTTGGAGACATTTATAATCGATGCACAACAAAAATTAGAGTCAGAAGAGTATGCTGCTGCCGCCACTGCTCAAGAGTCAGAAGGTATACTGAAAGCGTGTTCTGAAATTTCTGAGTGGTTATACGAGGATGGATTTAGCGCAACCGCTGAAGTGTACGAAGAAAAATTGTCAGAGCTTCAGAAGCTCACCAACGATATGTACGAACGCGTTTATGAACATAAAGAACGTCCAGAAGTATTAAAAGGCATGGTTACTATTTTAAGCGCAAGTCAAACAGTGTTAAATAATATACGAAATTCGAGTGCATTCAGCGAAATATTTACTCAAATTGAGATAGATACATTAGAAAAAGTAATTAACGAGACTCAG GAGTATCACGACACAGTTGTTAAATCTTTTGCCGAGACACCGTTACACGAGCCAGTGAAATATAAAGTTGGCGATATTGCAAATAAAATGGCATTGCTTGATAGAGAAGTGAAATATCTCATAAATAAAGCTAAAATATGGCGACCAAAACAGGAGTCTGCTACGAATCATACAGAGAGTACAAATGAGAATACAACAGATACAAAGGGAAGACCAGAATCTGAATCTGTTTCTAAATCAACGACGGATTCTCAGTCGGAAGACCTTCAGCCTGATAATACGTCTGATAATGCGGAAGTACAAAATGAAAAACCATTAGACGCAGAAGAATCGACAGAGTCGTCAAAGGATACCGAATCTGATGCAGTTCATGAAAGCACTCAAGAAGAGATACATCAAGAACTTTAA
- the LOC143424454 gene encoding uncharacterized protein LOC143424454, translating to MSKKLAQHNILCYKGRYFCHFCKCVVPNLQNILSYINSKKHVALKYNEMFNQFIEKYAKGAYKEFVDNNVEITANYNFICVSCERNFEDVFGALQHVQKNKHHIKKFKDDILDHMKEKHSEVIIKTQQKEDINNDEEKNVNNNTEILQEKKHIKSNNTNEEMRLFIDNILLEKQDNNKNTIDNINRKINNEKNKLDLIEIESTKKLQLQFQTMKIKKKHVNVKSCNCKICNLLTSKKCLQLIQQELLDNKVIIYAYTNFFCILCMCNLKILCNILTHIKGKAHKNMLKHHLRFNTFEHSMSADKLIVDSSNSIINTNTNLEHSSNNADCIPNHNASISVNGTENNEILDANEELNSYHNLIPHCQGEMHSSKIKKWFFIESYSGTTDMDTLTNRVNELFISNENENNVKHDEDLTITDDVTEQITKFLNTSEDEKFDLKTRRLKIEKSNHSETKEKSSAACSNQEYNKNCLEVEEKMYIVQHKLESIKINLRFVILLNKYNFCCLACNERISRDTYLLYEHICIESHKMKVRSMKKSTNFEIVKNPYLQKRKYKEKCFLCRQWITNSTINITKHINSLSHISTCEITKVSNSISEDLSNLWYNIQRFGCVLCLQTFNQKMLFIKHVVSEHSQILFKHNYVINFCIPCTTLWLDNKDSYTEHCNHITHKYLIRSKDFMVEKLPESIKHILKLVDDHSNSLFEQSQAILLNDNKQQEIKQSLESILKQIFPSIQVFVFGSRVTGLGLETSDIDIYLDCGNTYDQDICENNFNIIKRTLYLHEKEWGITDTVENCRTPLIRLIHRQTGTQCDITIKNGLCVENSKLIRSFNDAYPPCRKLILFVRKWFSLFNLTEGHGLKNYALAWLVIFYLQSCSPESYLPSVATLIKQNKKSKLICGWETGVAKPEKINKSEESVSTLLMGFLKFYASFDYQHYVICPLMGERISKRAFADLILPMEMNPYIEHLHTSESREYFRIDSPLCVQDPFDLSHNLTKAVTSITLKYFKQYCQDSLSCFI from the exons atgtCGAAAAAATTAGCACAACATAATATACTCTGTTACAAGGGACGATATTTTTGCCATTTTTGCAAGTGTGTGGTACCAAATTTACAAAATATTTTGAGTTATATTAATAGCAAAAAGCATGTAGCACTAAAATATAATGAAATGTTTAATCAATTCATAGAGAAATATGCCAAAGGAGCATATAAAGAATTTGTAGATAACAATGTAGAAATAACAGCAAACTATAATTTTATATGTGTATCTTGTGAAAGGAACTTTGAAGATGTTTTTGGTGCTTTACAACATGTACAGAAGAATAAGCATCACATTAAAAAATTTAAGGATG ATATTTTGGATCATATGAAAGAAAAACACAGTGAAGTGATTATAAAAACACAACAAAAAGAGGATATAAATAATGATgaggaaaagaatgtaaacaataATACAGAAATATTGCAAGAAAAAAAGCATATTAAAAGTAATAATACTAACGAAGAAATGCGATTATTTATAGACAATATATTGTTGGAAAAACAAGACAATAATAAAAATACAATAGATAATATCAACAGGAAAATTAATAATGAAAAAAACAAATTGGATCTGATTGAAATAGAATCTACAAAGAAATTGCAACTACAATTTCAAACAATGAAGATAAagaaaaagcatgtaaatgtaaAGTCTTGCAATTGCAAGATCTGCAATTTGTTAACATCTAAGAAATGCTTGCAATTAATACAACAAGAATTATTagacaataaagttataatctATGCATACACAAATTTCTTTTGCATATTATGTATGTGCAACTTAAAAATATTATGTAACATTTTAACACATATCAAAGGAAAGGCTCATAAAAATATGTTGAAACATCACTTACGTTTCAACACATTTGAACACAGTATGAGTGCAGATAAATTAATTGTTGACAGTTCTAATAGTATAATAAATACAAATACCAATTTGGAACATAGCTCAAATAATGCAGATTGCATTCCAAATCATAATGCAAGTATATCAGTAAATGGTACTGAAAATAATGAAATATTAGATGCAAATGAAG aattAAATTCGTATCACAATTTAATTCCACACTGTCAAGGAGAAATGCATTCATCGAAAATAAAGAAATGGTTCTTTATAGAAAGTTACTCTGGTACAACTGACATGGATACATTAACAAATCGTGTTAATGAACTATTTATTAGTAATGAAAATGAAAACAATGTCAAACATGATGAAGACTTGACTATAACAGATGATGTGACTGAACAAATTACAAAATTTTTAAATACATCTGAAGATGAGAAGTTTGATCTGAAGACGAGAAGACTGAAAATTGAGAAGTCAAATCATTCGGAGACAAAGGAAAAGTCTTCAGCAGCATGTTCGAATCAGGAATACAATAAAAACTGTTTGGAAGTCGAAGAAAAAATGTACATTGTTCAACATAAATTGGAaagtataaaaataaatttgagATTTGTTATACTATTGAATAAGTATAATTTTTGTTGTTTGGCTTGCAATGAAAGAATATCAAGAGACACTTATTTACTATATGAACATATATGTATTGAATCACATAAGATGAAAGTCCGGTCAATGAAAAAAAGTACTAATTTTGAAATAGTGAAAAATCCATATTTACAAAAAAGAAAATACAAAGAAAAATGTTTTCTTTGTCGACAGTGGATTACAAATAGTACAATTAATATTACTAAACATATTAATAGCTTATCGCACATAAGTACATGTGAGATAACCAAagtttctaattctatatcagaAGACCTTTCTAACCTGTGGTACAATATTCAAAGATTTGGTTGTGTTTTATGCCTGCAAACTTTTAATCAGAAAATGTTATTCATAAAACATGTAGTTAGTGAACACAGTCAAATTTTATTTAAGCACAACTATGTGATTAATTTTTGCATTCCATGTACTACATTGTGGTTAGACAACAAAGACTCTTATACGGAACATTGCAATCACATAACACATAAATATTTAATTAGAAGTAAAGATTTTATGGTTGAAAAGCTTCCTGAAAGTATCAAACATATTTTAAAGCTAGTTGATGACCACTCCAATTCTCTATTTGAACAATCGCAAGCAATTTTATTAAATGACAACAAACAGCAGGAAATTAAGCAATCATTAGAAAGTATcttgaaacaaatttttccaaGTATTCAAGTATTTGTATTTGGTTCAAGAGTCACTGGTCTTGGACTTGAAACTAGTGATATAGATATCTATCTTGATTGCG GGAATACATATGACCAAGATATAtgtgaaaataattttaatattatcaAACGAACTTTATATTTACATGAAAAAGAATGGGGAATAACAGATACCGTGGAAAACTGCAGAACTCCTTTAATAAGATTAATACATAGACAAACAGGTACACAATGTGATATCACTATTAAAAATGGTCTTTGTGTTGAAAATTCTAAACTGATAAG GTCCTTTAATGATGCTTATCCACCTTgtagaaaattaatattatttgtcaGGAAATGGTTTTCTCTCTTTAATTTAACTGAAGGACATGGTTTAAAAAATTATGCTCTTGCTTGGCTTGTTATATTCTATTTACAATCATGTTCACCAGAATCATACTTGCCAAGTGTTGCAACATTAATAAAACAGAATAAGAAGTCCAAACTTATATGTG gATGGGAAACGGGTGTTGCAAAACcagaaaaaattaataaatctgaagaatctgtttctacattattAATGGGTTTCTTAAAGTTCTATGCTAGTTTtgactatcaacattatgttatTTGTCCACTTATGGGTGAACGTATATCTAAAAGAGCCTTTGCGGACTTAATATTACCTATGGAAATGAATCCATATATTGAACATTTACATACCTCCGAGAGCCGAGAATACTTCCGTATCGACTCTCCATTATGTGTACAAGATCCATTTGATCTATCTCATAATTTAACGAAGGCTGTGACGAGTATTACCCTAAAATACTTTAAGCAATATTGCCAAGATAGTCTGTCTTGCTTTATTTAG
- the Zfrp8 gene encoding zinc finger protein RP-8, with protein sequence MTVDLGFVQKCDSWLLESRFFPSKVGGKPAWLDLKNIPGEKDLQCDYCKEPCIFLCQIYAPYEDSEDAFHRTIFVFICKKAECSKLNENGNFKVFRSQLPRTNEFFPSEPPIEQSDWRTDISVDRWVKTCYICGLLAPNHCSKCKSINYCCRAHQIYDWKHGHKETCGNNQSVTKIICNEFLLPEYEIVIEKDNAEDKSDANELTEDEEEIKKYETMVQKGEAGTFQNQDVEKELLSMANQQEDQVFSKFLSIVDKFPDQVLRYDRGGNILFISPGSKIDDIPKCSECNGDRQFEFQIMPQLLNFLNFDIGLKCVDWGILAVFTCKRSCVPKKKYSMEFIWKQDIVEDDSVSTF encoded by the exons ATGACGGTAGATTTAGGTTTTGTACAAAAATGTGATTCTTGGCTATTGGAAAGTAGATTTTTCCCAAGTAAAGTCGGCGGTAAACCAGCGTGGcttgatttaaaaaatattccCGGAGAGAAGGATCTCCAATGTGACTATTGCAAAGAGCCATGTATTTTTTTATGTCAAATTTACGCTCCGTACGAAGATAGCGAAGATGCTTTCCACAGAACAATCTTTGTCTTTATTTGTAAAAAAGCAGAATGTTCTAAGTTAAATGAAAATGGAAATTTTAAAGTGTTTCGTTCTCAGTTGCCTAGAACAAATGAATTTTTTCCATCTGAACCGCCTATAGAGCAAAGCGATTGGAGAACTGATATTA GTGTAGATCGATGGGTAAAAACATGTTACATTTGTGGCTTATTAGCACCTAATCATTGTTCTAAATGTAAAAGTATCAACTATTGTTGCCGCGCTCATCAGATTTATGATTGGAAGCATGGACATAAAGAGACTTGCGGAAATAATCAAAGTGTAACAAAAATTATATGTAATGAATTCTTATTACCCGAATACGAAATAGTAATAGAAAAGGACAATGCAGAAGATAAAAGCGATGCAAATGAATTAACTGAAGATGaggaagaaattaaaaaatatgaaaCAATGGTACAGAAAGGTGAAGCAGGAACTTTTCAAAATCAAGATGTTGAGAAAGAATTATTAAGTATGGCTAATCAACAGGAGGATCaagtattttcaaaatttcTTTCAATTGTTGACAAATTTCCTGATCAAGTATTAAG GTATGATAGAGGGggcaatattttatttatttcaccTGGGAGTAAAATTGATGATATACCAAAATGCTCTGAATGTAATGGAGACAGACAATTTGAATTTCAG ATTATGCCTCAATTGCTAAATTTTTTAAACTTTGATATCGGACTTAAATGTGTTGACTGGGGTATTTTAGCTGTATTTACTTGCAAAAGATCATGTGTACCCAAAAAAAAGTACAGCATGGAATTTATTTGGAAACAAGACATTGTGGAAGATGATTCTGTCAGTACTTTCTAA
- the LOC143424952 gene encoding uncharacterized protein LOC143424952 encodes MSLRQLLRVLLRRAGPVMYATSFTFVSEPETKKPTADDKLLFEPVDVRKLTPEYMIQQSTIDAVNSATQSLTVAYTAIMKISSEYKKLLGELISLSRETLEFNVTDTHWDMIVELRTKVQSKKEMLTKLTGYVEYVHKMAVAASEISYLSGLDSLSFTLTQRIDDALKNIKEEVNRIAILEQEYCDVQRECIVNSNKTNNESADKTELNESN; translated from the exons atgtCGTTGCGACAACTTCTTCGAGTTTTGTTAAGAAGGGCTGGCCCAGTTATG tATGCCACAAGTTTTACATTTGTAAGCGAGCCAGAAACTAAGAAACCCACAGCAGATGATAAACTATTATTTGAACCTGTTGATGTTCGAAAATTAACACCCGAATATATGATACAACAATCAACCATAGATGCTGTTAATAGTGCAACTCAATCATTAACTGTTGCATATACAGCAATAATGAAAATAAGTAGCGAATATAA GAAATTATTAGGCGAATTAATTTCTCTTTCAAGAGAAACTTTAGAGTTTAATGTTACTGATACACATTGGGACATGATAGTTGAACTACGGACTAAAGTACAAAGTAAAAAAGAAATGTTAACT AAGTTAACAGGATATGTCGAATATGTACATAAAATGGCAGTGGCTGCTTCAGAAATAAGTTATTTGTCTGGTCTGGACAGTTTATCCTTTACACTTACTCAAAGAATAGATGATGCATTAAAGAACATAAAGGAAGAAGTTAATCGTATTGCAATACTTGAACAAGAATACTGTGATGTTCAAAGGGAATGCATTGTAAACT CAAATAAAACGAATAATGAGTCTGCTGATAAAACAGAACTAAACGAATCCAATTAA
- the LOC143424289 gene encoding transmembrane protein 50A, which yields MTTFFENLQSLTCVWFEVGDKRNILASMVAGTLFFAGWWFIIDAHAKYPLEMSKAYHVCGVFGTISLFMINSVTNAQIRGDAFNGGYFGARGARTWLFLGFVMGFAAVIASCWVLFAGFVGSGVQHHWPGVGTFLQNIFIFLGSLTYKFGRSEDL from the exons ATGACGACCTTCTTCGAAAATCTACAATCTTTAACGTGCGTCTGGTTTGAAGTGGGCGATAAACGAAATATTTTAGCGTCTATGGTCGCTGGAACATTG TTCTTTGCAGGTTGGTGGTTTATTATTGATGCTCATGCAAAGTATCCTCTTGAAATGTCAAAAGCTTATCACGTGTGTGGAGTATTTGGAACTATATCTTTATTCAT GATAAATTCTGTAACGAACGCACAGATAAGAGGTGATGCATTTAACGGGGGTTATTTCGGAGCTAGAGGCGCGAGAACTTGGCTGTTTCTTGGATTTGTAATGGGATTTGCTGCAGTTATTGCATCTTGTTGGGTTTTATTTGCAGGCTTTGTTGGTTCAG GAGTCCAACATCATTGGCCTGGAGTAGGTACTTTTTTGCAAAATATATTCATCTTTCTGGGTTCTCTGACTTATAAATTTGGCCGATCAGAAGATCTGTGA
- the Grp170 gene encoding hypoxia up-regulated Grp170 co-chaperone protein isoform X2, protein MKLSELSMSIIWLLLIAIATLIGHSNGVAVMSVDLGSESMKVAIVSPGVPMEIALNKESKRKTPVTIAFRNGERNFGEDAQVVGIRSPRNSFSYILDLLGKSIDNPMVELYKKRFPYYDIISDDERKTIAFRLDENTTYAPEELLAQILHKGKEFAENSAGQKISEAVITVPGFFNQIERRALAQAADLAGIKVLQLINDYTAVALNYGIFRSKEINDTAHYVMFYDMGASSTTATIVSYQNVKTKEKGFVETNPHVTILGVGYDRTLGGLEMQIRLQHHLAKKFDALNKTTNSVFSNPRAMAKLFKEAGRVKNVLSANTDHFAQIEGLIDEHDFRLQVTRETLEELCADIFDRVANPVKIALKTSGLTMDIISQVVLVGAGTRMPKVQEHLSQYLTVDLSKNINTDEAAALGAVYKAADLSKGFKVKKFVTKDAVLFPIHIVFNRTVDNRVKQIKKSLFGKMNPYPQKKIITFNKYTENFQFHINYAELDYLTPNEIAAIGSFNLSTLTLSGVTEALDKHAKEGAESKGIKAHFAMDESGILNLVNVELVSEKSSSAPEEEEGSEDKEKEGKAEEPLKEDVKPVHEEPDYSEVQKEAEDKTKKKNESTVTEEKVVNKTEKVEKEKEKEKEKEKKATIVTIKEPIKADEIRLGSQILSGSKLVESREKLHRLNVYDFEKTKRETALNNLETFIIDAQQKLESEEYAAAATAQESEGILKACSEISEWLYEDGFSATAEVYEEKLSELQKLTNDMYERVYEHKERPEVLKGMVTILSASQTVLNNIRNSSAFSEIFTQIEIDTLEKVINETQEYHDTVVKSFAETPLHEPVKYKVGDIANKMALLDREVKYLINKAKIWRPKQESATNHTESTNENTTDTKGRPESESVSKSTTDSQSEDLQPDNTSDNAEVQNEKPLDAEESTESSKDTESDAVHESTQEEIHQEL, encoded by the exons ATGAAACTAAGCGAACTAAGCATGTCTATTATTTGGTTATTATTGATTGCCATCGCAACACTTATTGGTCATAGTAATGGTGTTGCTGTTATGAGTGTTGATCTAGGTAGTGAGTCAATGAAAGTTGCTATCGTTTCT CCTGGTGTTCCTATGGAAATAGCCCTTAATAAAGAGTCGAAGAGGAAAACACCAGTTACGATTGCATTTAGGAATGGAGAAAGAAATTTTGGAGAAGATGCTCAAGTAGTGGGAATTAGATCACCCCGAAACAGTTTTTCTTATATATTGGATCTTCTAGGAAAATCTATAGATAATCCTATGGTAGAACTATATAAGAAAAGATTTCCATATTACGATATTATTTCCGACGATGAGCGTAAGACCATTGCATTCAGACTGGATGAAAATACTACATATGCTCCAGAAGAGTTACTTGCACAAATTTTGCATAAAGGAAAAGAGTTTGCAGAAAATTCAGCTGGTCAAAAGATCAGCGAAGCGGTGATAACTGTCCCAGGATTTTTCAATCAAATTGAAAGAAGGGCACTTGCACAAGCAGCAGATCTTGCAGGGATTAAAGTTTTGCAACTTATTAACGACTATACCgcggttgcattgaattacggcATATTTCGTAGCAAAGAGATAAATGATACTGCGCATTatgtaatgttttatgatatgggTGCTAGTAGTACCACTGCAACAATTGTTAGTTATCAGAATGTGAAAACAAAGGAGAAGGGATTCGTCGAAACTAATCCGCACGTTACTATATTGGGCGTGGGCTATGATCGTACACTCGGAGGTTTAGAAATGCAAATTAGATTGCAACATCATTTGGCAAAGAAATTTGATGCTTTAAACAAAACGACAAATTCTGTGTTCAGTAATCCAAGGGCAATGGCGAAACTTTTTAAGGAAGCTGGTCGGGTTAAAAATGTGTTGAGCGCGAATACAGACCATTTTGCTCAAATTGAAGGATTAATAGACGAGCATGACTTCAGATTGCAAGTTACTAGAGAAACATTAGAAGAGCTTTGCGCTGATATATTTGATAGAGTAGCAAATCCCGTTAAGATCGCTTTAAAAACGTCAGGCTTAACGATGGATATCATATCTCAAGTTGTATTGGTGGGCGCTGGTACTAGAATGCCAAAGGTACAAGAGCATTTAAGTCAGTATTTAACAGTTGATTTGTCTAAAAATATAAATACGGACGAGGCAGCTGCGCTAGGGGCAGTATATAAAGCTGCAGATCTTAGCAAAGGGTTTAAAGTAAAGAAATTTGTTACTAAGGATGCTGTATTGTTTCCCATACACATTGTTTTTAACAGAACTGTTGATAACAGAGTAAAACAA ATAAAAAAATCATTGTTTGGTAAAATGAATCCTTATCCACAAAAGAAAATTATTACCTTTAATAAATATACGGAAAATTTCCAATTTCATATCAATTATGCTGAATTGGATTATTTAACacccaatgaaatagc TGCCATTGGTAGTTTTAATTTGTCCACTCTAACTTTATCTGGCGTAACTGAAGCTTTAGATAAGCATGCTAAGGAAGGTGCAGAAAGTAAAGGGATCAAAGCACATTTCGCTATGGATGAGAGCGGTATACTTAATTTGGTCAATGTAGAATTAGTATCAGAGAAATCAAGTTCGGCTCCTGAAGAAGAAGAGG GGTCAGAAGATAAAGAAAAAGAAGGCAAAGCAGAGGAACCATTGAAAGAGGATGTAAAACCAGTTCATGAAGAGCCGGATTATTCTGAGGTACAAAAAGAGGCAGAAGATAAaacaaagaagaaaaatgaAAGTACAGTTACTGAAGAGAAAGTTGTAAATAAAACTGAGAAagtagaaaaagagaaagagaaggaaaaagaaaaagagaaaaaagctaCAATTGTAACGATCAAAGAACCCATCAAAGCTGATGAAATTAGATTAGGATCACAGATTCTTTCTGGTAGCAAACTTGTTGAATCCCGAGAAAA ATTGCATCGTTTAAACGTATATGATTTTGAAAAAACGAAACGTGAAACAGCTTTGAACAATTTGGAGACATTTATAATCGATGCACAACAAAAATTAGAGTCAGAAGAGTATGCTGCTGCCGCCACTGCTCAAGAGTCAGAAGGTATACTGAAAGCGTGTTCTGAAATTTCTGAGTGGTTATACGAGGATGGATTTAGCGCAACCGCTGAAGTGTACGAAGAAAAATTGTCAGAGCTTCAGAAGCTCACCAACGATATGTACGAACGCGTTTATGAACATAAAGAACGTCCAGAAGTATTAAAAGGCATGGTTACTATTTTAAGCGCAAGTCAAACAGTGTTAAATAATATACGAAATTCGAGTGCATTCAGCGAAATATTTACTCAAATTGAGATAGATACATTAGAAAAAGTAATTAACGAGACTCAG GAGTATCACGACACAGTTGTTAAATCTTTTGCCGAGACACCGTTACACGAGCCAGTGAAATATAAAGTTGGCGATATTGCAAATAAAATGGCATTGCTTGATAGAGAAGTGAAATATCTCATAAATAAAGCTAAAATATGGCGACCAAAACAGGAGTCTGCTACGAATCATACAGAGAGTACAAATGAGAATACAACAGATACAAAGGGAAGACCAGAATCTGAATCTGTTTCTAAATCAACGACGGATTCTCAGTCGGAAGACCTTCAGCCTGATAATACGTCTGATAATGCGGAAGTACAAAATGAAAAACCATTAGACGCAGAAGAATCGACAGAGTCGTCAAAGGATACCGAATCTGATGCAGTTCATGAAAGCACTCAAGAAGAGATACATCAAGAACTTTAA